A genomic segment from Geitlerinema sp. PCC 7407 encodes:
- a CDS encoding VWA domain-containing protein: MQNRDYTLILDKSGSMSTKDQRGGRSRWQEAQESTLALARKCEEFDPDGITVYVFSGRFKRYDNVTSAKVEQIFLENDPVGTTNLAAVLQDAFNSYFQRKGAGQTATEGETILVVTDGEPDDRKAVMEVIVTASRKLERDEELAVSFIQVGNDPQATRFLQALDDQLQAVGAKFDICDTITLGDMEELSLAEVLINAIND, encoded by the coding sequence TTGCAAAATCGCGACTATACGCTGATCCTCGACAAAAGTGGCAGCATGTCTACCAAAGATCAGCGCGGCGGCCGCAGCCGCTGGCAAGAAGCCCAGGAGTCGACCCTGGCCTTGGCCCGCAAGTGTGAAGAGTTTGATCCCGATGGCATCACGGTCTACGTGTTTTCGGGTCGCTTCAAGCGCTACGACAATGTCACCTCGGCCAAGGTCGAGCAGATTTTCCTAGAAAACGACCCCGTTGGCACGACGAACCTGGCAGCGGTGCTCCAGGACGCTTTCAATTCCTACTTCCAGCGCAAGGGAGCCGGTCAGACTGCCACCGAGGGCGAGACGATCCTGGTGGTGACCGACGGTGAACCGGACGATCGCAAGGCGGTGATGGAGGTGATCGTCACTGCGTCGCGGAAGTTGGAGCGCGACGAGGAGCTGGCGGTTTCGTTTATCCAGGTGGGCAATGACCCCCAGGCAACCCGTTTTCTCCAGGCTCTCGATGATCAGCTCCAGGCGGTGGGCGCGAAGTTCGATATCTGCGACACCATCACCCTGGGCGATATGGAGGAGCTGAGTTTGGCAGAGGTGCTGATCAACGCGATCAATGACTAA
- a CDS encoding translocation/assembly module TamB domain-containing protein, with protein MTTSPTPPPPPNPTPNQRLWLLLLGRTGIALVLILLTAIAAGAWWTWLFIQNELAPTVAKALSETLDRPVEIGALESVSFSGLRFGSASIPPTATDPNQVTVEAVDVGFNLLSVLWNRTLPLEVTLVRPTAYLEQTATGQWVDFSLDTEQREQQIKIELKTLQIEDATITAVSRPARDRAVSILFPQVDGQVDFLDNAQRLRFSVDGKLATQGQVSVQGEALLPQQAYNLAIQGQNLRAVDVSNLIKGTLNLPIAFQAGQVGGNLAIELRPNAPVNLLGDAQLRNVTAQVQQVPKPFTAANGPVRFQGQTISLENVRAVYGQVPLQAKGTINVEKGFNVVAQVPALDAEKILSTLEIEVPFETAGEVRGDLQLTGALERPILTGSVETTTQAQVDRVDFRKITADFRMDVPNLTISNIRGVPVAGGLVTGSGQINVSEDGGIVLDLLAQDIPGDSIGRLYGFNAEAIAIGPVSARAQIFGPSADLQTVVQWEAPRATYPGRGEVVVAGENVIFRNTQLMVEGGTVRGQGQIVGDRWQAVVQGEGVQLNRFSPDLRGLFSGNLNLAGTLDNLKPAGVRAEGQVRFSQGLALVEDPLTAQVRWDGEKIIVDQASAPGFSADGFVYAQLEGEGAPAISRLDLNVAATNYELASLPFPIPEALQLAGLANFEGRLEGSPLSPQVQGNLELLRFALNGVPFEPLLTGRLSVIGDRGLSVDVSGGEDAIALVLGPTFTPESFDVRRGEAIATGRATGPNQLAVNVANFPLTALNLQPAPQLGLGAVTGLISGDLSVDLAAVAAAGTVTIEQPGLGQILADRFSGSFRYADGVATLQDGRLLQGESTYLASGTFTQGPDPTFDGEIEAINGRVQDILLALQWFDIEDVGRGLQAPDFPNELAQSLLVPVPVGLPDAKLITQLRRYSEIEQLLSQQIAQREAASPLPELGELAGTFNGKVDVSGSLQQGVALDFDFRGEDWVWGPYEANQVIVAGNFRDGALTLLPLRIESDQTLLTFAGQVGGEQQSGQLRMEKVPATLLSEFVALPVDITGDLSATATLAGNLANPEARGEVLLENGTLNQTPVQTARGSFNYADARLRFGSTIVVTEPEPVRIRNGSIPYKLPFASVEPDSNAISLDINVKNEGLALLDLLTRQQVSWQGGEGEVNVAVRGTLTQPEIQGAATLTNATVTAQALPEPLTNLNGTIRFAQDRILVEDVRGQFSRGQVTAQGVLPIARPLGFDDPDLENPLTLNLDQLSLNLTGIYRGGADGRITLTGYALSPRIGGEITLSDGRVFLPENQAAIAPAAAPDTGGLSFAPPIFSNLILTLGDRVQIISEPILSFVATGDLTLNGTLEDLKPDGTIRLRSGQVNLFTTQFNLARGYPQTAEFTPQRGTDPVLDIRLIASVTEVTRNRLPYFGVTGSEIEDGPATNLGALQTVRIQAQVEGPASQIFENLELTSSPSRNRSEIIALLGGSFIDTLGRGDGTLAIANLAGSALLSNIQNAIGNALGLSEFRLFPTTVISDDARTSTLALGAEAGIDITDRLSFSVLQILTASQPTQYNIRYRLSDELLLRGGTDFSGDTRAVIEFGTRF; from the coding sequence ATGACAACTTCTCCGACTCCGCCACCACCTCCCAATCCCACTCCCAATCAACGCCTGTGGCTGCTGCTGCTGGGCCGAACCGGGATTGCTCTGGTTTTGATCTTGCTGACGGCGATCGCCGCTGGGGCTTGGTGGACCTGGCTCTTTATCCAGAACGAGCTAGCGCCCACCGTCGCCAAAGCCCTCTCTGAGACCCTCGATCGCCCCGTCGAAATCGGCGCTCTCGAAAGCGTGTCCTTTAGCGGATTGCGCTTCGGCTCTGCCTCGATCCCGCCCACCGCTACCGACCCCAACCAGGTGACCGTTGAGGCGGTCGATGTCGGCTTTAACCTGCTGTCGGTGCTGTGGAATCGGACGCTGCCTCTCGAGGTCACCCTGGTGCGTCCGACCGCCTATCTGGAGCAGACCGCCACGGGCCAGTGGGTCGACTTTTCGCTGGATACGGAGCAGCGCGAGCAGCAGATCAAGATCGAGCTCAAGACCCTGCAAATTGAGGACGCTACGATCACCGCGGTGTCTCGGCCAGCGCGCGATCGCGCCGTCTCGATTTTGTTTCCCCAAGTTGATGGTCAGGTGGACTTTCTCGACAACGCCCAGCGACTGCGCTTCAGCGTCGACGGGAAGCTCGCCACCCAGGGCCAAGTCAGCGTTCAGGGCGAGGCCCTGCTGCCCCAACAAGCCTACAACCTCGCCATCCAAGGCCAAAATCTGCGGGCCGTTGACGTCAGCAACCTGATCAAAGGCACCCTGAATCTGCCCATCGCCTTCCAGGCTGGGCAGGTCGGCGGTAACTTGGCCATCGAGCTGCGCCCCAACGCCCCCGTAAATCTCCTGGGAGACGCCCAGCTGCGCAACGTCACCGCCCAGGTCCAGCAGGTTCCCAAACCTTTTACGGCAGCCAACGGCCCCGTTCGCTTCCAAGGCCAAACCATCAGCCTCGAAAACGTGCGAGCTGTTTATGGCCAAGTGCCGCTCCAGGCCAAGGGCACCATTAACGTCGAGAAAGGCTTCAACGTGGTCGCCCAAGTCCCGGCACTAGACGCCGAAAAAATTCTCTCGACACTAGAAATCGAGGTTCCCTTCGAAACCGCTGGCGAAGTCCGGGGCGATCTCCAGCTCACTGGAGCGCTAGAGCGTCCAATTTTGACTGGGTCTGTAGAAACCACGACCCAGGCGCAGGTGGATCGGGTGGACTTTCGCAAGATCACGGCCGACTTCCGGATGGATGTGCCCAATCTCACGATTAGCAACATTCGCGGGGTGCCGGTGGCGGGGGGCCTGGTGACGGGCTCCGGCCAGATCAATGTCAGCGAAGACGGGGGCATTGTGCTGGATCTGCTGGCCCAGGATATCCCTGGGGACAGCATTGGGCGGCTCTACGGCTTCAATGCGGAGGCGATCGCCATTGGTCCGGTCTCGGCGCGCGCTCAGATCTTTGGTCCCTCGGCGGACCTGCAAACGGTGGTGCAGTGGGAAGCGCCCCGGGCGACCTATCCAGGCCGGGGCGAGGTGGTCGTCGCGGGGGAAAACGTGATCTTCCGCAACACCCAGCTGATGGTGGAAGGCGGCACCGTGCGCGGCCAGGGACAGATCGTGGGCGATCGCTGGCAGGCGGTGGTGCAGGGAGAGGGCGTCCAGCTCAACCGCTTTTCGCCGGACCTGCGGGGCCTCTTTAGCGGCAACTTGAACCTTGCTGGCACCCTGGACAACCTCAAGCCCGCAGGGGTGCGGGCCGAGGGCCAAGTGCGCTTCTCCCAAGGTCTCGCGCTGGTCGAGGACCCCCTGACCGCCCAGGTCCGCTGGGACGGCGAAAAAATCATTGTGGATCAGGCCAGCGCTCCGGGCTTTAGCGCGGACGGCTTTGTCTACGCTCAGCTCGAAGGGGAAGGGGCTCCCGCCATTAGCCGTCTGGATTTGAATGTGGCGGCTACCAACTACGAGCTCGCGAGCCTGCCCTTCCCGATTCCTGAGGCTCTCCAGCTTGCGGGTCTGGCCAATTTTGAGGGCCGCCTGGAGGGATCGCCCCTTTCGCCCCAGGTCCAGGGAAATCTGGAGCTGCTGCGCTTTGCCCTCAATGGCGTGCCCTTTGAGCCTCTGCTGACCGGTCGCCTCAGCGTGATCGGCGATCGCGGTCTGAGCGTTGACGTGAGTGGCGGCGAAGATGCGATCGCCCTGGTGCTGGGACCGACCTTTACCCCAGAGTCCTTTGATGTGCGGCGCGGAGAGGCGATCGCCACCGGCCGCGCCACCGGCCCCAACCAGCTGGCCGTCAACGTCGCTAACTTCCCCCTGACCGCCCTCAACCTCCAGCCCGCTCCCCAGCTTGGGCTCGGTGCCGTCACCGGCCTGATCTCCGGCGACCTCAGCGTCGATCTGGCCGCCGTTGCCGCCGCGGGCACCGTGACCATCGAGCAGCCCGGCCTGGGTCAGATCCTGGCCGATCGCTTCTCAGGCTCCTTCCGCTATGCCGACGGCGTCGCCACTCTCCAGGATGGTCGCCTGCTCCAGGGCGAGAGCACCTACCTGGCCAGCGGCACCTTTACCCAGGGGCCAGACCCCACCTTCGACGGCGAGATCGAAGCGATCAACGGTCGCGTCCAAGACATCCTGCTGGCCCTGCAATGGTTTGACATCGAGGATGTGGGTCGCGGCCTGCAAGCCCCCGACTTCCCCAACGAGCTCGCCCAGTCCCTGCTGGTGCCGGTGCCGGTCGGCCTACCCGACGCCAAGCTGATTACCCAGCTGCGGCGCTACTCCGAAATTGAGCAGCTCCTCAGCCAGCAGATTGCCCAGCGAGAAGCCGCTTCGCCCCTGCCAGAGCTGGGCGAGCTGGCCGGCACCTTCAACGGCAAAGTGGACGTGTCGGGCTCTCTTCAGCAAGGCGTCGCTCTAGATTTTGATTTCCGGGGCGAGGACTGGGTTTGGGGCCCCTACGAAGCCAATCAGGTGATCGTCGCGGGTAATTTCCGCGACGGCGCCCTGACGCTGCTGCCGCTGCGCATCGAGTCTGACCAAACCTTGCTGACCTTTGCTGGGCAGGTGGGCGGAGAGCAGCAGTCTGGTCAGCTGCGCATGGAGAAAGTCCCGGCGACGCTCCTGTCGGAGTTTGTGGCCCTGCCGGTGGACATCACCGGCGACCTGAGCGCCACCGCGACCCTGGCCGGCAACCTGGCTAATCCCGAGGCGCGGGGCGAGGTGCTGCTGGAAAATGGCACCCTCAATCAAACCCCCGTCCAAACGGCTCGCGGCAGCTTTAACTATGCCGACGCGCGGCTTCGCTTTGGCAGCACGATTGTGGTGACAGAGCCGGAGCCGGTGCGGATTCGCAATGGCAGCATTCCCTACAAGCTGCCCTTCGCGTCGGTGGAGCCAGACAGTAACGCCATCAGCCTGGACATCAATGTCAAAAATGAAGGCTTGGCGCTGCTGGATCTGCTGACGCGGCAGCAGGTGAGCTGGCAGGGCGGCGAGGGCGAGGTGAATGTGGCGGTGCGAGGCACCCTGACGCAGCCAGAAATCCAGGGGGCAGCAACGCTGACCAACGCCACGGTGACCGCCCAGGCCCTGCCCGAGCCGCTGACCAACTTGAACGGGACAATTCGGTTTGCCCAAGACCGCATCCTGGTGGAGGATGTGCGAGGCCAGTTTAGCCGCGGCCAGGTGACGGCCCAGGGGGTGCTGCCGATTGCGCGGCCCCTCGGGTTTGACGATCCGGATCTAGAGAACCCGCTGACGCTCAACCTGGATCAGCTGTCGCTGAACCTGACGGGCATCTATCGCGGGGGCGCTGACGGCCGGATCACGCTGACGGGCTACGCTCTGAGTCCGCGCATCGGCGGGGAAATCACGCTGTCCGATGGCCGGGTGTTTTTGCCCGAAAATCAGGCGGCGATCGCCCCTGCCGCAGCGCCTGACACCGGCGGATTGAGCTTTGCACCGCCGATTTTCAGCAACTTGATCCTGACCCTGGGCGATCGCGTCCAGATTATCAGTGAGCCGATTTTGAGCTTTGTAGCGACCGGCGACCTGACCCTCAACGGCACCCTCGAGGACCTCAAGCCCGACGGCACGATTCGCCTCCGCAGCGGTCAGGTGAACCTGTTCACCACCCAGTTCAACCTGGCGCGGGGCTATCCCCAAACCGCTGAGTTTACGCCCCAGCGCGGCACCGACCCGGTGCTGGATATTCGGCTGATTGCTTCGGTGACCGAGGTGACGCGCAATCGTCTACCCTACTTTGGCGTCACCGGGTCCGAGATCGAGGACGGCCCTGCGACCAACCTGGGCGCGCTGCAAACTGTGCGCATTCAGGCCCAAGTCGAAGGCCCAGCCAGCCAGATTTTCGAAAATCTGGAGCTCACGAGCAGCCCCTCGCGCAATCGCTCTGAGATTATTGCGCTGCTGGGCGGCAGCTTTATCGATACCCTGGGCCGGGGCGACGGCACCTTGGCGATCGCCAACCTAGCCGGATCGGCGCTGCTATCGAATATCCAAAATGCCATCGGTAACGCCCTCGGCCTCAGCGAGTTTCGCCTTTTCCCCACGACGGTGATCTCCGATGATGCTCGGACGTCGACCTTGGCCCTCGGCGCCGAAGCGGGCATCGACATCACCGATCGCCTCTCTTTCTCGGTTCTGCAAATTCTCACTGCGTCCCAGCCCACCCAGTACAACATTCGCTATCGCCTGAGCGATGAGCTGCTGCTGCGGGGCGGGACGGATTTCTCGGGCGATACGCGAGCCGTGATCGAGTTTGGCACTCGCTTCTAG
- a CDS encoding VWA domain-containing protein: MQNRDYTLILDKSGSMSTTDQPAGRSRWQEVQESTLALARKCEQFDPNGITVYVFSGRFKRYDNVTAAKVEQIFLENDPVGTTNLAAVLQDAFNSYFQRKGAGQTASEGETILVVTDGEPDDRKAVMEVIVNASRKMERDEELAVSFIQVGNDPQATRFLQALDEQLQGVGAKFDLCDTISLGDMEDLSLAEVLTNAIQD; the protein is encoded by the coding sequence TTGCAAAATCGTGATTACACGCTGATCCTCGACAAAAGTGGCAGCATGTCCACAACCGATCAGCCTGCTGGCCGCAGCCGCTGGCAAGAAGTCCAGGAATCCACCTTGGCCCTAGCTCGCAAGTGCGAGCAGTTTGACCCCAATGGCATCACGGTCTACGTGTTCTCGGGCCGCTTCAAGCGCTACGACAACGTCACTGCGGCCAAGGTCGAGCAAATTTTCCTGGAAAACGACCCCGTGGGCACGACGAACCTAGCGGCCGTGCTCCAGGACGCTTTTAACTCCTACTTCCAGCGCAAGGGGGCCGGCCAGACTGCCTCTGAAGGCGAGACGATCCTGGTGGTGACCGATGGCGAACCGGACGATCGCAAGGCGGTGATGGAGGTGATCGTTAATGCGTCGCGGAAGATGGAGCGCGACGAGGAGCTGGCGGTGTCGTTTATTCAGGTGGGCAATGACCCCCAGGCAACCCGCTTTCTCCAGGCTCTCGACGAGCAGCTCCAGGGCGTCGGCGCGAAGTTCGATCTGTGCGACACCATTAGCCTGGGCGATATGGAGGATCTGAGTCTGGCGGAGGTTCTGACGAACGCGATTCAGGATTAA
- a CDS encoding DUF3110 domain-containing protein, whose amino-acid sequence MQVFVLLFNARQENEGIHTLKVGDRNTVLMFESEDDAMRFGLLLEAQDFPTATVESIDEQEVREFCESAGYDCQLVSEGMLAVPPESNVDQTDWSPEGPTSAPAESGADLSSDEIERIRRRLEGLL is encoded by the coding sequence ATGCAAGTATTTGTCTTGCTCTTTAATGCCCGCCAGGAAAACGAGGGAATTCATACCCTAAAAGTGGGCGATCGCAACACGGTCCTCATGTTTGAATCGGAGGACGACGCAATGCGCTTTGGGCTGTTGCTCGAAGCCCAGGATTTCCCGACGGCAACGGTCGAGAGCATCGACGAGCAAGAAGTGCGGGAGTTTTGTGAGAGCGCTGGCTACGACTGCCAGCTGGTGTCCGAAGGAATGCTGGCGGTGCCGCCCGAGAGCAACGTCGACCAAACAGACTGGAGCCCAGAAGGCCCGACCAGCGCTCCCGCCGAGTCAGGAGCAGATCTGTCATCGGACGAGATTGAACGAATTCGCCGTCGCCTAGAAGGATTACTGTGA
- the murQ gene encoding N-acetylmuramic acid 6-phosphate etherase, protein MSSVEKVSFEAPHERGHLLTEQANPASQNLDELSSLELVDLFNREDERVLAAIAQARKPLAEAIDRAAEALRRGGRLFYVGAGTSGRLGVLDAAECPPTFCTPPELVQGIIAGGAGALIRSSEDLEDRAEDGAEAIAHRQIHDLDVVVGITAGGTTPYVHGALHAARQRGATTVFIACVPADQVGVQADVDIRLLVGPEILAGSTRLKAGTVTKLALNILSTSVMVRLGKVYGNRMVDVAVTNRKLHDRALRILRDLTELSREECALLLEKSDRSVKLALLMHWTGLDRHAGKVLLEQHQGNLRQAVMSHRPTP, encoded by the coding sequence GTGAGCAGCGTGGAAAAGGTTTCGTTTGAAGCGCCCCATGAGCGTGGGCACCTGCTGACCGAGCAAGCCAATCCGGCCAGCCAAAACCTCGATGAGCTGTCTTCCCTGGAGCTAGTGGACCTGTTTAATCGGGAAGATGAGCGGGTTCTCGCCGCGATCGCCCAGGCCCGCAAGCCCCTGGCCGAAGCCATCGACCGAGCTGCCGAAGCGCTGCGCCGGGGCGGACGCTTGTTTTATGTGGGGGCGGGGACCAGCGGTCGCCTGGGCGTGCTGGATGCGGCGGAGTGTCCGCCCACCTTCTGCACCCCGCCGGAGCTGGTGCAGGGCATCATTGCCGGGGGTGCGGGTGCCCTGATTCGCAGCTCGGAAGATCTCGAAGATCGGGCAGAGGACGGGGCAGAGGCGATCGCCCACCGGCAAATTCACGATCTTGATGTCGTGGTGGGCATCACCGCTGGCGGCACCACCCCCTACGTCCACGGTGCCCTTCACGCCGCCCGTCAGCGCGGCGCCACGACGGTCTTCATTGCCTGCGTGCCAGCCGATCAGGTGGGCGTCCAGGCCGATGTCGACATTCGTCTGCTGGTCGGCCCCGAGATTTTGGCTGGCTCGACTCGCCTCAAGGCCGGCACCGTCACCAAGCTGGCCCTGAATATCCTCTCTACCAGCGTGATGGTCCGCCTGGGCAAGGTCTACGGCAACCGCATGGTCGACGTGGCCGTGACCAACCGCAAACTGCACGATCGCGCCCTGCGGATTTTGCGAGATCTGACGGAGCTGAGCCGTGAAGAGTGCGCTCTGCTGCTCGAAAAGAGCGATCGCTCCGTCAAGCTGGCCCTGCTCATGCACTGGACTGGCCTCGATCGCCACGCCGGAAAGGTTTTGCTCGAGCAGCACCAGGGCAACCTGCGCCAGGCCGTGATGAGCCATCGCCCAACCCCTTAG
- a CDS encoding salt stress protein, Slr1339 family translates to MLPLDPNDPIDKLLAEVQAESVPPPKPPATPSPTPPESRSGQASLDQLLGQIQGTPQPIASPSGRSPTPPTPDPLPPLTPPRDPGLDELLGSLKTTYQQQEAAAERDRQQALAAERQRQREQEAAERAAFAQQAQDWLSKLDPLSADGLWFNQFAERYPSRLEAAIDFLRASALNSPEGQP, encoded by the coding sequence ATGCTTCCCCTTGACCCCAACGACCCCATTGACAAGCTCCTAGCGGAGGTGCAGGCGGAGAGCGTGCCCCCGCCGAAGCCCCCAGCAACTCCGAGTCCGACCCCGCCGGAGAGTCGCTCTGGTCAGGCTTCGCTGGATCAGCTGCTGGGCCAGATCCAGGGCACTCCGCAGCCGATCGCCTCCCCAAGCGGGCGATCGCCCACGCCGCCCACGCCCGACCCCTTACCGCCCCTGACGCCGCCGCGCGATCCGGGGCTAGACGAGCTCCTGGGCTCGCTCAAGACGACGTATCAGCAGCAAGAGGCAGCGGCAGAGCGCGATCGCCAGCAGGCCCTCGCCGCAGAGCGACAGCGCCAGCGCGAGCAAGAGGCGGCAGAGCGTGCTGCCTTCGCTCAGCAAGCCCAAGACTGGCTGTCCAAGCTCGATCCGCTGTCGGCAGATGGACTGTGGTTCAACCAGTTTGCTGAGCGCTATCCCTCGCGTCTGGAGGCTGCCATCGATTTTTTGCGGGCCTCGGCGCTGAATTCGCCAGAGGGACAGCCCTAG